From one Synechococcus sp. WH 8016 genomic stretch:
- the urtA gene encoding urea ABC transporter substrate-binding protein has protein sequence MSSSLSKRLFAGMAAASLGLAVTACGGGDEKASNVEFDDSVTVGILHSLTGTMAISESTLVDTEKMAIDEINAAGGVEVDGKKYKIDYIVEDGASDWPTFAEKSKKLIDQDKVPVVFGGWTSASRKAMLPVYESKDAFLYYPIQYEGQECSKNIFYTGATPNQQSEPATSFMFEKSPAAGKPFYLVGSDYVFPRTSNTITKEQVKSLGGEVVGEDYLPLGNTEVAPIIAKIKKALPDGGVIINTLNGDQNVAFFKQIQDAGITPENGYYVMSYSIAEEEISTIGPEFLEGHYGAWNYMMSIDTPASKKFAADFKAKYGADRVVADPQESAYNMVYLWKMAVEKAGTFDDDKVREALIGIKFDAPQGPIEVRPNHHISQIVRIGAITADGQFEIVEESDSPIDPQTWNQFEPTSKGFACDWSDPSKGEKYKL, from the coding sequence ATGAGTTCATCATTGTCCAAGCGTCTCTTTGCCGGCATGGCCGCAGCGTCGCTGGGTCTGGCCGTCACAGCTTGTGGTGGTGGCGATGAGAAAGCCTCCAACGTTGAGTTTGACGACAGCGTTACCGTTGGCATTCTTCACTCTCTGACTGGCACGATGGCCATCTCTGAGTCCACCTTGGTGGATACAGAAAAAATGGCCATTGATGAAATTAATGCTGCCGGTGGTGTTGAGGTAGATGGTAAGAAGTACAAAATTGATTACATCGTTGAAGACGGTGCCTCCGATTGGCCCACGTTTGCTGAGAAGTCCAAAAAACTCATCGATCAGGACAAAGTTCCTGTTGTGTTCGGCGGTTGGACCTCTGCTAGCCGTAAGGCAATGCTTCCGGTGTACGAATCGAAAGATGCTTTCCTCTATTACCCGATTCAGTACGAAGGCCAAGAGTGTTCGAAAAATATCTTCTATACCGGCGCGACTCCTAACCAGCAGTCTGAGCCAGCGACCAGCTTTATGTTCGAGAAGTCGCCAGCTGCAGGCAAGCCCTTCTATTTAGTGGGATCTGACTACGTGTTCCCTCGTACGTCTAACACCATCACGAAGGAGCAGGTGAAGTCTCTGGGTGGAGAAGTTGTTGGTGAAGATTATTTGCCTCTTGGCAATACAGAAGTTGCTCCGATCATTGCCAAGATTAAAAAGGCTTTGCCTGATGGCGGTGTGATTATCAACACCCTCAATGGTGACCAAAATGTTGCTTTCTTCAAGCAAATTCAGGATGCCGGAATTACTCCTGAAAATGGTTATTATGTGATGAGCTATTCCATTGCTGAAGAAGAAATCAGCACAATTGGACCCGAGTTCCTTGAAGGTCATTACGGCGCTTGGAACTACATGATGTCCATTGATACGCCGGCATCCAAGAAGTTTGCTGCTGACTTCAAGGCCAAGTATGGAGCTGACCGTGTTGTCGCTGACCCTCAAGAGTCTGCATACAATATGGTGTACCTCTGGAAGATGGCTGTTGAAAAAGCCGGTACTTTTGATGACGACAAAGTACGTGAAGCCCTGATTGGTATCAAGTTCGATGCTCCTCAAGGCCCAATTGAGGTTCGTCCTAACCATCACATCTCTCAAATCGTTCGGATCGGAGCGATTACTGCAGATGGTCAGTTCGAAATCGTAGAAGAGTCGGACAGCCCAATTGATCCTCAGACTTGGAACCAGTTTGAGCCCACATCGAAGGGCTTTGCTTGCGATTGGTCTGATCCCAGTAAGGGAGAGAAGTACAAGCTCTGA
- the ureG gene encoding urease accessory protein UreG, whose protein sequence is MSSKLRLGIAGPVGSGKTALVEALCRRLRNRLQLAVVTNDIYTQEDAQFLTRSGALEPERIRGVETGGCPHTAIREDCSINRAAVGELECQFPGLDLVMVESGGDNLAASFSPELVDLCIYVIDVAAGDKIPRKGGPGITRSDLLVINKIDLAPLVGADLAVMEQDTLRMRRDRPWCFTNLRNGEGLDLVEAFVLQQIPN, encoded by the coding sequence ATGAGCAGCAAACTCAGGCTTGGCATCGCCGGGCCGGTGGGCTCAGGCAAGACAGCGCTCGTGGAAGCGCTGTGCAGGAGATTGCGCAACCGCCTGCAATTGGCGGTTGTGACCAATGACATTTACACCCAAGAGGATGCCCAATTCCTGACGCGTTCAGGTGCCTTAGAGCCTGAGCGCATCCGTGGGGTTGAAACCGGAGGGTGCCCGCATACGGCGATTCGAGAAGACTGCTCCATCAACCGAGCGGCTGTGGGTGAACTGGAATGTCAGTTCCCAGGGCTTGATTTGGTGATGGTGGAGAGCGGAGGTGACAATCTTGCGGCCAGTTTTAGCCCCGAATTAGTCGACCTTTGTATTTATGTGATTGATGTAGCGGCTGGGGACAAGATTCCTCGCAAAGGCGGTCCTGGCATTACACGATCCGATTTATTGGTGATTAACAAGATTGATCTGGCTCCCCTTGTTGGTGCTGACTTAGCCGTGATGGAACAGGACACGTTGAGGATGCGGCGGGATCGACCCTGGTGCTTTACCAACCTTCGAAATGGGGAAGGACTCGATCTTGTGGAAGCCTTTGTGTTGCAACAGATACCAAATTGA
- a CDS encoding urease accessory protein UreF, protein MTSLALLQLVSPALPVGAFSYSEGLEVLIQNGSLIDELDLQHWIEAELQRGALRLEAAALNPLRVQLQHWEQERSEMPSELMSLDGWLLALRESAEVRAQQGQMGGSLLQLMVDLGHPLPQPVVLAWPAAWAWAALSLKISELEMVEGYLYGWVANQLSAAVRLVPLGPTTAQRIQQQLLPMIREQASVLKDQDPYTLWCGGAGAGLAQLAHAELYSRLFRS, encoded by the coding sequence ATGACATCGCTTGCATTGCTGCAGTTGGTGAGTCCTGCCTTGCCCGTTGGCGCTTTTAGCTATTCCGAGGGTCTTGAAGTTTTGATCCAGAATGGTTCATTGATTGATGAATTAGATCTCCAACATTGGATTGAAGCGGAGCTTCAAAGGGGTGCCCTGAGGTTGGAGGCTGCGGCGTTAAATCCATTGCGCGTCCAGCTTCAACACTGGGAGCAAGAAAGGTCAGAGATGCCCAGCGAGTTGATGTCTTTGGATGGGTGGTTGTTGGCTTTGAGGGAGTCGGCTGAGGTGCGTGCCCAGCAAGGACAGATGGGCGGTTCTTTGCTGCAATTGATGGTTGATCTTGGACATCCATTGCCTCAGCCGGTGGTGCTGGCTTGGCCGGCGGCCTGGGCTTGGGCTGCTTTGTCGTTGAAGATTTCTGAGTTGGAGATGGTGGAGGGTTATCTCTACGGTTGGGTTGCGAATCAGCTCAGTGCAGCGGTTCGCTTGGTGCCGCTGGGTCCCACTACGGCTCAACGGATCCAGCAGCAGCTGTTGCCGATGATTCGTGAACAGGCATCTGTTTTGAAAGATCAAGACCCGTACACCCTTTGGTGTGGTGGTGCTGGTGCGGGGTTGGCCCAGTTGGCGCATGCTGAGTTGTATTCACGTTTGTTCCGGAGCTGA
- the ureE gene encoding urease accessory protein UreE produces the protein MDVGLIVLDHRLLSEEPLPDATPAAMELPLSADQRTVLRGRRRTVCGRDVLLQLPRERPLTPGDRLTDAHHQVHVLVTAAPEELLRVEAATPLALLEAAYHLGNRHVALELHEHELLLLNDSVLATMLNGRGLKVTRCCRPFMPEGGAYIGHQHA, from the coding sequence TTGGATGTTGGCTTGATCGTGTTGGACCATCGCCTCTTGTCTGAGGAGCCATTGCCGGACGCCACCCCGGCGGCCATGGAGTTGCCGCTGAGTGCGGATCAGCGCACGGTGCTGCGCGGACGTCGTCGCACAGTGTGTGGTCGAGACGTGTTGTTGCAGCTGCCGCGTGAGCGCCCGTTAACACCAGGTGATCGCCTCACCGATGCGCATCATCAGGTGCATGTGCTGGTGACTGCGGCTCCTGAGGAGTTGTTGCGAGTGGAGGCAGCAACGCCGCTTGCATTGCTTGAAGCTGCTTATCACCTAGGAAATCGTCATGTGGCTCTTGAGTTGCATGAGCATGAGCTGTTGTTGCTCAACGACTCCGTCCTCGCCACCATGCTTAACGGTCGCGGATTGAAGGTGACACGGTGTTGCCGTCCCTTCATGCCAGAAGGCGGTGCTTACATCGGCCATCAGCACGCATGA
- a CDS encoding urease accessory protein UreD, which produces MHRLDPWHGTCNLLFAEGRSGSQFQGGCTAPLKLMRAGRGKNGRCELPLLHTAGGLVGGDQLSINLSLKSNSRCLITSVAAQKVYGSVGRSQRHPRGAWARQQVVAELDAESDLEWLPQELVLYADALFEQNLSVTLPMDGSFLSAEIVRLGRTAANETLGRGCWRSGVQIQRQTPEGQRWELVDRLEISDAALKGIHGLNQQPVFGTLVWAAPFPLPTETINTLIDDVRQDREDLEGQMHCGVLPQGLIARYSGFSSRDARFWFSRIWARTRRARDLAPPQIPRVWPLQEHPLKA; this is translated from the coding sequence ATGCATCGACTTGACCCATGGCACGGCACCTGCAACCTGCTGTTTGCTGAAGGCCGCAGCGGCAGTCAATTTCAGGGGGGCTGCACCGCGCCCCTTAAGTTAATGCGCGCCGGGCGGGGGAAGAACGGGCGCTGCGAGCTGCCACTGCTTCACACCGCTGGCGGTCTCGTGGGGGGAGATCAATTGAGCATCAACCTCAGCTTGAAATCGAACAGTCGCTGCCTGATCACCAGCGTGGCCGCGCAAAAGGTGTATGGATCCGTCGGTCGCAGCCAACGCCATCCCCGAGGTGCATGGGCCCGCCAACAGGTGGTGGCAGAGCTGGATGCAGAGAGCGATTTGGAGTGGCTACCCCAAGAGCTTGTGCTCTACGCCGACGCTCTGTTTGAGCAAAACCTCAGCGTCACCTTGCCGATGGATGGATCCTTTCTCAGCGCAGAAATTGTGCGTCTCGGGCGCACTGCCGCAAACGAAACCTTGGGGCGGGGGTGCTGGAGATCAGGCGTTCAGATCCAACGCCAAACGCCTGAAGGTCAGCGCTGGGAACTTGTTGACAGACTCGAAATCAGCGACGCAGCGCTGAAGGGAATCCATGGACTCAATCAACAACCCGTCTTCGGCACCCTGGTTTGGGCGGCACCCTTCCCTCTTCCTACAGAAACGATCAACACCCTCATCGATGACGTTCGGCAAGATCGAGAGGATCTCGAAGGCCAGATGCATTGCGGCGTTCTCCCCCAGGGGCTGATCGCCCGCTACAGCGGCTTCTCAAGCCGTGATGCCCGTTTTTGGTTCAGCAGAATTTGGGCTCGCACCCGTCGAGCTCGAGACCTGGCTCCTCCGCAGATTCCCAGGGTCTGGCCCTTACAAGAACATCCATTGAAGGCCTAA
- a CDS encoding urease subunit gamma — protein sequence MHLSPQEKDKLLIVTAALLAERRLQRGLKLNHPEAVAWLSFLVLEGARDGKTVADLMQEGSTWLSRDQVMEGIPELVDEVQIEAVFPDGTKLVTLHDPIR from the coding sequence ATGCACCTCAGCCCCCAGGAAAAAGACAAACTTCTCATTGTCACGGCTGCGCTCTTGGCAGAACGTCGACTCCAGCGTGGCCTCAAACTCAACCACCCTGAAGCCGTGGCATGGCTCAGCTTCTTGGTTTTAGAAGGCGCACGCGATGGGAAAACTGTGGCCGACCTGATGCAGGAAGGCAGCACTTGGCTGAGCCGCGACCAGGTGATGGAGGGCATTCCAGAGTTGGTGGATGAAGTCCAAATCGAGGCGGTATTTCCCGATGGAACCAAACTCGTGACCCTGCATGACCCCATTCGCTAA
- a CDS encoding urease subunit beta — translation MAPLIPGELIPEPGELELNANREVTTLSVANSGDRPVQVGSHFHFQEANAALIFDRDAARGQRLDIPAGTAIRFEPGDHRDVNLIPFAGARRVVGFNGHINGPLDA, via the coding sequence ATGGCACCCCTCATCCCCGGTGAATTGATACCGGAACCCGGCGAACTGGAACTCAACGCCAACAGAGAGGTCACAACCCTCAGCGTTGCCAACAGCGGTGACCGCCCCGTCCAGGTGGGGTCCCACTTCCATTTCCAAGAAGCCAATGCTGCTCTGATCTTTGACCGTGACGCTGCACGCGGCCAAAGGCTTGATATTCCAGCCGGTACGGCCATTCGCTTCGAACCAGGTGATCACCGCGACGTGAATTTGATCCCGTTTGCTGGAGCACGCCGCGTGGTCGGCTTCAACGGACACATCAACGGACCCCTCGACGCCTGA
- the ureC gene encoding urease subunit alpha, translating to MPYRISRQAYAETYGPTTGDRIRLADTDLILEVEKDFTTYGDEVKFGGGKVIRDGMGQSQTSRAGGAVDTVITNALILDWWGIVKADIGLKDGRIVGIGKAGNPDIQEGVTIVIGPGTEAIAGEGHILTAGGIDTHIHFICPQQIETALASGVTTLMGGGTGPATGTNATTCTPGAFHIGRMLQAAEGLPVNLGFFGKGNASTSEALEEQVRAGACGLKLHEDWGTTPAAIDACLSVADQMDVQVCIHTDTLNEAGFVEDTIAAIKGRTIHTFHTEGAGGGHAPDIIKICGEANVIPSSTNPTRPYTRNTLEEHLDMLMVCHHLDPKIPEDVAFAESRIRRETIAAEDILHDLGAFSIIASDSQAMGRVGEVITRTFQTAHKMKVQRGALPEDSSRNDNHRLKRYIAKVTINPAIAHGISSQVGSVETGKLADLVLWKPGFFGIRPQLVVKGGSIVWAQMGDANASIPTPGPVHGRPMFAAFGKALAPSCLTFLSDAALNDNIQSKLGLERTCIAVEHTRDVGKSALKLNSALPNMSVDPQTYEVFADGELLTCEPAEVLPLAQRYLLL from the coding sequence ATGCCCTATCGCATTTCCCGCCAGGCCTACGCCGAAACCTATGGGCCAACCACCGGAGACCGCATTCGCTTAGCGGACACCGACCTCATCCTCGAAGTGGAAAAAGATTTCACCACCTACGGCGATGAGGTGAAATTCGGTGGCGGAAAAGTGATTCGCGATGGGATGGGCCAATCCCAAACCTCCCGGGCTGGAGGAGCCGTTGACACCGTAATTACCAATGCCCTCATTCTTGATTGGTGGGGCATCGTCAAGGCCGATATCGGCCTAAAGGATGGCCGCATTGTCGGGATCGGCAAAGCCGGCAACCCCGACATCCAGGAAGGCGTCACCATCGTGATCGGCCCCGGCACCGAAGCGATTGCTGGTGAAGGACACATCCTCACCGCTGGTGGGATTGACACCCATATCCATTTCATCTGCCCCCAACAGATCGAAACGGCCCTGGCCAGCGGTGTGACCACCTTGATGGGGGGCGGCACTGGACCAGCCACAGGAACCAATGCCACCACGTGCACGCCTGGTGCGTTTCATATAGGCCGCATGCTGCAGGCCGCTGAGGGCCTACCCGTAAACCTGGGGTTCTTCGGGAAAGGAAACGCCAGCACCTCAGAAGCTTTAGAGGAGCAAGTACGCGCGGGAGCATGCGGTCTCAAACTGCATGAAGATTGGGGCACCACGCCTGCCGCCATTGATGCCTGCCTGTCGGTAGCCGATCAAATGGATGTGCAGGTCTGCATCCACACCGACACCCTGAATGAAGCCGGCTTCGTTGAAGACACCATCGCCGCCATCAAGGGCCGAACCATTCACACCTTTCATACCGAAGGTGCTGGCGGCGGGCATGCGCCCGACATCATCAAAATCTGCGGAGAGGCGAATGTGATTCCCAGCAGTACCAACCCCACACGTCCTTACACCCGCAACACCCTCGAAGAACACCTCGACATGTTGATGGTGTGCCATCACCTGGATCCCAAAATCCCTGAAGACGTGGCCTTTGCAGAATCACGCATCCGCCGCGAAACGATCGCAGCTGAGGACATCCTTCACGATCTCGGCGCCTTCTCGATCATCGCCAGCGATTCCCAGGCCATGGGACGGGTGGGAGAAGTGATCACACGCACCTTCCAGACGGCCCACAAAATGAAGGTTCAACGCGGAGCCCTGCCAGAAGATTCAAGCCGCAACGACAACCACCGTCTGAAGCGCTATATCGCCAAAGTCACCATCAATCCAGCGATCGCCCATGGCATCAGCAGCCAAGTTGGGTCTGTAGAGACAGGCAAACTCGCCGATCTGGTGCTCTGGAAACCAGGATTCTTTGGGATACGACCGCAACTCGTCGTGAAAGGCGGATCGATCGTCTGGGCCCAAATGGGTGATGCCAACGCCTCAATCCCCACACCTGGGCCTGTACATGGAAGACCTATGTTTGCCGCCTTTGGCAAAGCCCTTGCCCCCAGTTGCCTCACCTTTTTGAGCGATGCAGCCCTCAACGACAACATCCAAAGCAAACTCGGACTGGAACGCACCTGTATTGCCGTAGAACACACCCGTGACGTTGGCAAAAGTGCACTGAAACTCAACTCAGCACTTCCCAACATGAGCGTGGATCCACAAACCTATGAGGTGTTCGCCGATGGCGAGCTGCTCACCTGTGAACCAGCGGAGGTGCTTCCCCTGGCGCAGCGTTATCTGCTTCTTTGA
- a CDS encoding circularly permuted type 2 ATP-grasp protein, with protein MFNEYRPTLGYDEYFCRKQSAPRADLEPLLSSLGQIGLTELNRNHASAGNLLRRLGATFRLNGAGLDGGERILPFDPLPRLIHLNDWAKLERGLLQRLEAIDRFLADVYGPQRILKDRVIPREDVESSQGWRPQMQDIQLPLNRWCHISGPDLIRDEEGTWRVLEDNLRCPSGVAYFLENRRVMKRLFPSLFAGRTVQPIDDYPSRLLQTLQDLAPWADSPRVVLLTPGVFNSAYFEHSYLAQQMGVALVEGRDLICEDGRVWMRSTTGREAVDVIYRRIDDDFLDPKVFRRDSALGVPGLMDVLQNGRIGIANAPGTGVADDKLIYAYVPKMIRYYLDEEPIIDNVPTYLCSQPDDRQYVLENLEKLVVKSVAEAGGYGMLIGPQSSRSEIAEFDSKIRANPRNYIAQPTLQLSTVPSLSNGELFPCHVDLRPYVLRGASNWVSPGGLTRVALKRGSLVVNSSQGGGCKDTWVVGDSQIVKDRQVEPSIQEAMPC; from the coding sequence ATGTTCAATGAGTATCGGCCAACCCTCGGTTACGACGAATATTTTTGTCGAAAGCAATCTGCTCCCAGAGCAGATTTGGAGCCACTGCTGTCGTCGCTTGGGCAGATTGGGCTCACGGAACTGAATCGAAATCATGCTTCGGCCGGAAACCTCCTCCGACGACTAGGCGCCACCTTCCGGCTGAATGGCGCAGGATTAGATGGGGGAGAAAGGATCCTGCCCTTCGATCCCCTGCCAAGGCTCATTCACCTCAACGATTGGGCCAAGCTCGAACGTGGTCTTCTTCAGCGCTTGGAAGCCATCGATCGGTTTTTAGCCGACGTTTATGGACCACAGAGAATCCTGAAGGATCGTGTCATTCCCAGGGAAGACGTGGAAAGCTCTCAGGGCTGGAGGCCCCAGATGCAAGACATCCAGCTCCCGTTGAATCGCTGGTGTCACATCTCAGGACCGGATCTCATCCGCGACGAAGAAGGCACATGGCGCGTGCTGGAAGACAACCTGCGCTGTCCATCCGGTGTGGCCTATTTCCTCGAGAACCGACGGGTGATGAAGCGGTTATTTCCCAGCCTGTTTGCTGGTCGAACCGTTCAACCCATCGACGACTATCCCTCGAGATTGTTGCAAACACTGCAGGACTTAGCTCCTTGGGCAGATTCACCACGCGTTGTGCTGCTCACACCAGGAGTGTTCAACAGCGCTTACTTCGAACACAGCTACCTCGCTCAACAGATGGGCGTTGCCCTGGTGGAAGGGCGTGACTTGATCTGCGAAGACGGCCGCGTTTGGATGCGCAGCACCACTGGACGAGAAGCGGTGGATGTGATTTACAGACGAATCGATGACGATTTCCTCGATCCAAAAGTGTTCCGTCGCGATTCGGCACTTGGCGTGCCTGGATTGATGGATGTTTTGCAAAATGGCCGCATCGGCATCGCCAATGCTCCAGGAACTGGGGTCGCCGACGACAAATTGATCTACGCCTATGTACCAAAAATGATCCGTTATTACCTTGACGAAGAACCGATTATCGACAACGTCCCCACTTATCTCTGCTCCCAGCCAGATGATCGCCAATACGTTTTAGAAAACCTGGAAAAACTTGTAGTGAAGTCTGTGGCTGAAGCAGGGGGTTATGGAATGTTAATCGGACCACAGTCAAGCCGAAGTGAAATCGCAGAATTCGACTCAAAAATTAGAGCAAATCCTCGAAATTACATTGCCCAACCAACATTACAACTCTCGACCGTTCCCTCACTAAGCAATGGAGAATTGTTTCCTTGTCATGTGGATTTAAGACCGTATGTTTTACGCGGAGCATCGAACTGGGTCAGCCCGGGTGGACTCACTCGCGTCGCCCTGAAACGTGGCTCCCTTGTGGTGAACTCATCGCAAGGAGGAGGTTGTAAAGACACATGGGTTGTTGGTGACAGCCAGATTGTCAAAGACAGGCAGGTTGAACCAAGCATCCAGGAGGCAATGCCGTGCTGA
- a CDS encoding alpha-E domain-containing protein, producing MLSRVADSLYWINRYVERAENISRFLEVSEAMALDCPPGSAGPWLPLIDASGDRQSFDQVYPLRSPQDVVGFLLLDRDNPNSILSCIANARENARQIRDVITTEMWEQLNDLYWNVQDGESIWQEPDQEQLRSIRRGCQLFYGITDVTLSRDQAWLFSQLGRWIERADKTSRILDVKYFLLLPNTKEVGGVLDELQWISLLRTAGAYQMYRQSVQQAITPSSVARFLLLDPIFPRSVRFCLQQINDTLQLIQRQPQLGPPDDLECLRGQLLAKWSYVRIDALIERGLHEAIDELQGDLNQLHQLIHARYFITTDLGSIPTDPSCALS from the coding sequence GTGCTGAGCCGGGTTGCCGACTCCTTGTATTGGATTAATCGATATGTGGAACGCGCAGAGAACATTTCTCGTTTCCTGGAAGTGAGTGAAGCCATGGCGTTGGATTGCCCACCCGGCAGCGCCGGACCATGGCTTCCACTCATTGATGCCAGTGGAGACAGGCAGAGCTTTGATCAAGTCTACCCACTGCGATCTCCGCAAGATGTCGTGGGGTTTTTGCTCCTTGATCGCGACAATCCCAACAGCATTCTGAGCTGCATTGCCAATGCAAGAGAAAATGCTCGCCAGATCCGTGATGTGATCACCACAGAAATGTGGGAGCAACTGAACGACCTCTACTGGAATGTTCAAGATGGTGAATCAATCTGGCAAGAACCAGATCAAGAACAGCTCCGCAGCATCCGAAGAGGTTGCCAGCTTTTCTATGGCATTACGGATGTCACCCTAAGCCGTGATCAGGCCTGGCTCTTCAGTCAACTAGGCCGCTGGATCGAACGCGCCGACAAAACATCCAGGATCCTGGATGTGAAGTATTTTCTTCTACTACCAAACACAAAAGAAGTTGGTGGGGTTCTTGATGAACTTCAATGGATATCTCTTCTTCGTACAGCTGGGGCTTATCAGATGTACCGGCAAAGTGTTCAACAAGCAATCACTCCGTCTTCCGTGGCCAGGTTCCTTTTACTGGATCCGATCTTTCCACGATCAGTGCGCTTCTGTTTGCAACAAATCAACGACACGTTGCAGCTAATCCAACGACAACCACAGCTGGGCCCTCCTGATGATCTCGAGTGCCTGCGCGGGCAATTGCTTGCCAAGTGGAGCTATGTACGGATTGATGCCTTGATTGAGCGGGGGCTGCACGAAGCCATCGACGAATTACAGGGAGATCTCAATCAACTGCATCAGCTGATTCACGCCCGATATTTCATCACCACCGACCTTGGCTCCATTCCCACTGATCCGTCATGCGCGCTGAGCTAA
- a CDS encoding transglutaminase family protein produces the protein MRAELTHCITYHYDAQISLSEHRLCMQPRGHGHQRLIDYQLNISPQPCHSHELVAASGDAIQRVRFQNTTDELRFEACSRVETTTPAPLLNCLNGREPLLPYPRGRLNPDLQGALEGWLPNGQHDPSAVALAQDALMGTNQQALPFLKQLIEMIQDRVKYTQRHQGAAWPAGRTLRERVGSCRDLAMLMVECCRSIGLPARFVSGYHLANPAPESYDLHAWAEIYLPGAGWRGFDPSAGGETTDRYIVLASSSRPDLTAAITGSFSGPASTQSHLSWTIQATVNDNTNQPKNKTALIQAA, from the coding sequence ATGCGCGCTGAGCTAACCCACTGCATCACCTATCACTACGACGCTCAAATCAGTCTGAGCGAACACAGGCTCTGCATGCAACCTCGGGGCCATGGTCATCAGCGCTTAATCGATTACCAACTCAACATTTCACCCCAGCCCTGCCATAGCCATGAACTCGTAGCAGCCAGCGGCGATGCCATTCAACGCGTGCGCTTTCAAAACACCACTGATGAGCTCCGCTTCGAAGCATGCAGTCGCGTTGAAACCACGACTCCAGCACCGTTACTGAATTGTCTCAATGGGCGCGAACCCCTACTGCCCTACCCACGTGGTCGATTGAATCCAGATCTTCAAGGAGCGCTAGAGGGCTGGCTGCCGAATGGCCAACACGATCCCTCAGCAGTTGCCTTAGCTCAGGACGCCTTGATGGGCACCAACCAACAAGCGCTGCCTTTCCTCAAACAGCTCATCGAAATGATTCAAGACAGGGTGAAGTACACCCAACGCCATCAAGGAGCCGCCTGGCCAGCAGGCCGAACACTGCGAGAGCGGGTTGGGTCCTGCCGCGACCTCGCCATGCTGATGGTGGAATGCTGCCGAAGCATTGGTTTACCGGCTCGATTTGTCAGCGGGTACCACTTAGCGAATCCGGCACCCGAGTCCTACGACCTGCATGCCTGGGCAGAGATTTATCTGCCAGGTGCAGGATGGCGTGGGTTTGATCCCAGCGCCGGTGGAGAAACAACCGATCGCTACATCGTGCTGGCGAGTTCCTCCCGCCCAGATCTCACGGCAGCGATCACGGGCAGCTTCAGCGGGCCTGCATCCACGCAAAGCCACCTGAGTTGGACCATTCAAGCCACCGTTAACGACAACACCAATCAACCGAAGAACAAGACGGCTCTTATTCAGGCAGCTTGA